The Bacillus sp. Marseille-Q1617 genome has a segment encoding these proteins:
- the rlmB gene encoding 23S rRNA (guanosine(2251)-2'-O)-methyltransferase RlmB: protein MSKDFIGGRNPVIEALKSGREINKIWIAEGSQKGSIQQVLGLAKEAGVMVQYVPKKKIEQMVAENHQGVVASVAAYKYAEIDDIFDKAAQKGEDPFVLILDELEDPHNLGSIMRTADATGAHGIIIPKRRAVGLTSTVAKASTGAIEHIPVARVTNLSRAVDELKERGVWVAGTDAKGKQDYRQLDGTLPIGLIIGSEGKGMSRILRDKCDFLVQLPMAGHVTSLNASVAASILMYEVYRNRHPLGE from the coding sequence ATGAGCAAAGATTTTATCGGTGGTAGAAACCCCGTCATCGAAGCACTGAAGTCGGGGAGGGAAATTAATAAGATCTGGATTGCCGAAGGTTCCCAGAAGGGGTCGATCCAGCAGGTCCTCGGCCTCGCGAAAGAAGCGGGCGTGATGGTCCAATACGTACCAAAAAAGAAAATCGAACAGATGGTAGCAGAGAACCATCAGGGAGTGGTTGCTTCGGTGGCTGCTTATAAATATGCAGAGATCGATGATATTTTCGATAAGGCTGCACAGAAAGGGGAGGATCCGTTCGTTCTCATCCTGGACGAGCTTGAAGACCCTCATAACCTTGGATCCATCATGAGAACAGCCGATGCAACGGGTGCTCACGGGATCATCATTCCAAAACGCAGAGCGGTTGGATTGACCTCCACCGTAGCGAAAGCTTCGACAGGGGCGATCGAACATATCCCTGTAGCACGTGTCACAAACCTATCGAGAGCGGTGGACGAGCTGAAGGAACGCGGCGTATGGGTTGCCGGGACGGATGCAAAAGGGAAGCAGGACTACAGGCAGCTTGATGGGACCCTGCCGATCGGACTCATTATCGGAAGTGAAGGAAAGGGTATGAGCCGTATCCTTCGGGATAAGTGCGATTTTCTTGTTCAGCTTCCGATGGCAGGCCATGTCACTTCATTGAATGCTTCGGTGGCAGCCAGTATCTTAATGTATGAGGTTTACCGGAATCGCCATCCGCTGGGAGAATAG
- the cysE gene encoding serine O-acetyltransferase — protein sequence MFKTFKEDIDVVFEQDPAARSYVEVILTYSGLHAIWSHRIAHAFFKRKFFFLARLISQISRFFTGIEIHPGAKIGRRFFIDHGMGVVIGETCEIGDNVTIFQGVTLGGTGKEKGKRHPTIHDNALIATGAKVLGSIVVGENSKVGAGSVVLKNVPPNSTVVGIPGRIVIRDGVKVQKDLNHSNLPDPVYDRMKQMQEEIDELKTLLKDQEGRSRSL from the coding sequence ATGTTTAAGACATTCAAAGAAGATATAGATGTTGTATTTGAGCAGGATCCGGCTGCCAGGAGTTACGTTGAAGTAATTCTGACCTATTCGGGGCTTCACGCTATCTGGTCCCACCGGATCGCCCATGCGTTTTTTAAACGCAAGTTCTTTTTTCTGGCACGCTTGATATCCCAGATCAGCCGTTTCTTCACTGGGATTGAAATTCATCCCGGGGCGAAGATCGGACGCCGTTTCTTCATTGACCATGGTATGGGTGTGGTGATTGGGGAAACATGTGAGATAGGGGATAACGTGACGATCTTCCAAGGGGTAACCTTGGGCGGGACCGGCAAGGAGAAAGGGAAGCGGCATCCGACCATCCATGATAACGCGCTGATTGCAACAGGTGCCAAGGTATTGGGATCCATTGTAGTTGGAGAAAATTCTAAAGTTGGTGCCGGATCTGTCGTACTGAAGAATGTGCCCCCAAATTCTACTGTGGTCGGCATTCCCGGCCGAATTGTGATAAGGGACGGAGTAAAGGTGCAGAAAGATTTGAATCACAGCAACCTGCCCGATCCAGTATATGATCGAATGAAACAAATGCAGGAAGAAATCGATGAACTGAAAACACTACTGAAGGATCAAGAGGGAAGGAGTCGATCATTGTGA
- the ispF gene encoding 2-C-methyl-D-erythritol 2,4-cyclodiphosphate synthase, with the protein MFRIGQGFDVHQLTEGRPLIMGGITIPYEKGLMGHSDADVLLHAVADGCLGAIAAGDIGKHFPDTDPEFKDADSAKLLKHVWMLVKDKGYELGNIDCTIIAQKPKMAPYIDEMRARIAELLEADISQVNVKATTSEKLGFTGRGEGIAAQTTVLIQKKGV; encoded by the coding sequence ATGTTTAGAATAGGACAAGGTTTTGATGTACATCAATTAACAGAAGGCAGACCATTGATCATGGGCGGAATCACCATTCCATATGAAAAAGGGTTAATGGGACACTCTGATGCTGACGTACTGCTCCATGCGGTTGCGGACGGCTGCCTTGGCGCGATTGCAGCAGGGGATATCGGAAAGCACTTCCCCGACACAGACCCTGAATTCAAGGATGCGGATTCCGCCAAGCTTCTCAAGCATGTCTGGATGCTGGTAAAAGACAAAGGCTATGAGCTTGGAAACATCGATTGCACCATCATTGCCCAAAAGCCGAAAATGGCCCCATACATCGATGAAATGAGAGCGCGGATCGCAGAACTCCTCGAAGCCGACATCTCTCAGGTCAACGTCAAAGCCACAACCTCAGAAAAACTCGGCTTCACCGGCCGGGGAGAAGGGATCGCCGCCCAGACAACGGTACTAATCCAAAAGAAAGGCGTTTAA
- the cysS gene encoding cysteine--tRNA ligase — translation MTIRLYNTLTRKKEEFQPLEEGKVKMYVCGPTVYNYIHIGNARPPIVFDTVRRYLEYRGYDVQYVSNFTDVDDKLIKAANELGEEVPTIAKRFIEAYFEDTGALGCKKADIHPTVTENIDTIIDFISALVEKGYAYESKGDVYYRTRKFEGYGKLSHQPIDELKAGARIDVGDKKEDALDFVLWKAAKEGEISWASPWGEGRPGWHIECSAMAKRYLGDSIDIHAGGQDLAFPHHENEIAQSEALSGKTFAKYWMHNGYINIDNEKMSKSLGNFVLVHDIIKEQDPQVLRFFMLSVHYRHPINYNLELLQNAGTALDRIKTAYENLKHRKESSSDLTDHNQEWLDKVAGLKEQFISEMDDDFNTANGISVLFELSKQANYYLMEKNTAVEVIDSFLHQFEDFFEVLGLSLQAETELLDEEVEELIEKRIQARKDRNFQLADEIRDRLKDMNIILEDTPQGTRWKRGS, via the coding sequence GTGACGATTCGTTTATACAATACGTTAACAAGAAAGAAAGAGGAATTTCAGCCGCTGGAAGAGGGTAAAGTGAAAATGTATGTGTGCGGCCCGACCGTATATAATTACATTCATATCGGGAATGCGCGTCCGCCGATTGTTTTTGATACCGTAAGGCGCTATCTGGAATATAGGGGATATGATGTACAATATGTATCGAATTTTACAGATGTTGACGACAAATTGATCAAAGCAGCGAATGAACTGGGTGAAGAGGTTCCGACAATCGCCAAGCGCTTTATCGAAGCCTATTTTGAGGACACGGGGGCACTCGGATGCAAAAAAGCCGATATCCACCCGACCGTAACGGAGAACATCGATACGATTATCGATTTCATATCCGCACTTGTTGAAAAAGGATATGCGTATGAGTCCAAGGGCGATGTATATTACCGTACCAGAAAATTCGAAGGGTACGGCAAGCTGTCCCATCAGCCGATCGACGAACTCAAAGCGGGGGCGCGTATCGATGTAGGCGATAAAAAAGAAGATGCTCTTGATTTTGTCCTATGGAAAGCGGCCAAGGAAGGGGAAATCTCCTGGGCCAGTCCATGGGGGGAAGGACGTCCGGGCTGGCATATCGAATGCTCGGCGATGGCAAAGCGTTATCTTGGCGACAGCATCGATATCCATGCAGGAGGACAGGATCTCGCTTTCCCTCACCATGAAAATGAAATCGCACAGTCGGAAGCTCTGTCTGGCAAGACTTTCGCCAAGTACTGGATGCACAACGGCTACATCAATATCGATAATGAAAAAATGTCTAAATCACTGGGTAATTTCGTATTGGTACATGACATCATCAAGGAGCAGGATCCGCAGGTTCTCCGTTTCTTCATGCTGTCCGTGCATTACCGCCATCCGATCAATTACAATCTCGAACTCCTGCAAAATGCCGGGACCGCCCTTGACCGGATCAAGACGGCTTATGAAAACCTTAAACACCGCAAGGAATCGAGTTCAGACCTTACGGATCACAATCAGGAATGGCTTGATAAGGTAGCGGGGTTAAAAGAACAGTTCATCTCTGAAATGGATGATGATTTCAACACGGCAAACGGTATTTCAGTCCTGTTTGAGCTATCAAAGCAGGCGAATTATTATCTGATGGAGAAAAACACGGCTGTTGAGGTCATCGATTCTTTCCTTCACCAATTCGAAGATTTCTTTGAGGTGCTGGGACTCAGCCTGCAAGCGGAAACCGAGCTCCTCGATGAGGAAGTGGAAGAGTTGATTGAAAAACGCATCCAGGCACGTAAAGACCGGAACTTCCAGCTGGCGGATGAAATTCGCGACAGGTTGAAAGACATGAATATCATTTTAGAAGACACACCGCAGGGCACCCGCTGGAAGAGAGGGTCCTGA
- a CDS encoding Mini-ribonuclease 3, which translates to MIYGTNEQIDAKQINALALAYMGDAVYETYVRQLLLTKGKIKPNQLHRAATNYVSAKAQAASLKKLFDEDLLSEEEINIVKRGRNAKSGSVPKNTDVQTYNHSTAFEALIGYLFLLNRTERLEELITIIFEQKGKEE; encoded by the coding sequence ATGATATACGGAACAAATGAACAAATCGATGCGAAACAAATAAATGCGCTTGCCCTTGCGTATATGGGAGATGCCGTCTATGAAACATATGTACGGCAGCTCCTGTTGACAAAAGGGAAAATAAAGCCGAACCAGCTTCACCGCGCCGCAACCAATTATGTGTCTGCGAAGGCCCAGGCTGCGTCATTGAAGAAACTGTTTGATGAAGATCTGCTGAGTGAGGAAGAAATCAATATCGTCAAGCGCGGACGCAATGCGAAATCTGGAAGCGTCCCAAAAAATACCGATGTACAGACGTATAATCACAGCACCGCTTTTGAAGCGCTGATCGGGTATTTATTCTTACTGAACAGGACTGAGCGGCTGGAAGAGCTGATCACCATCATATTCGAACAGAAAGGAAAGGAGGAGTAA
- a CDS encoding PIN/TRAM domain-containing protein, producing the protein MLKNIVKACFLIVGGTLGIFLLPELLTVLNLSDIPLINNPYMTAIFGAIIFYILTFWAVEYVVNFVKWFEDSLVKAPVTDLLFGSLGLIIGLFVAYLFGIPFNQMEIPIVNTVVPILLTLILGYLGFQVGFKKRDELINLFPAAGKGKKKGADDELEENGVKTLKILDTSVIIDGRIADICQTGFLEGIVVIPQFVLEELQHIADSSDVLKRNRGRRGLDILNRIQKELPVEVQIYEGDFEEIQEVDSKLVKLAKLTNGIVVTNDFNLNKVCDLQSVQVLNINDLANAVKPVVLPGEELKVQVIKDGKEHNQGIAYLDDGTMIVVEEGRNYIGKYIDVLVTSVLQTSAGRMIFAKPKQLEKAL; encoded by the coding sequence ATGTTAAAAAATATCGTTAAAGCGTGCTTCCTTATAGTAGGCGGGACACTGGGGATCTTTCTGCTTCCCGAATTGTTAACCGTACTAAATTTATCTGACATTCCTTTGATTAATAACCCTTATATGACTGCCATATTTGGTGCCATTATCTTTTATATTCTTACGTTTTGGGCAGTCGAGTACGTGGTCAATTTCGTTAAGTGGTTTGAAGATAGTCTCGTGAAGGCGCCCGTCACAGATTTATTATTTGGCAGTTTAGGTTTGATTATTGGTCTCTTTGTTGCCTATTTATTTGGTATTCCTTTTAACCAGATGGAAATCCCGATCGTCAATACGGTTGTTCCCATTCTATTAACATTGATTCTTGGTTATTTAGGATTTCAGGTTGGTTTTAAGAAGAGAGATGAATTGATTAACCTTTTCCCGGCTGCAGGTAAGGGGAAGAAAAAGGGTGCAGATGATGAGCTTGAGGAAAACGGCGTAAAAACGCTGAAGATCTTAGATACAAGTGTGATCATTGACGGCCGTATCGCTGATATATGTCAGACTGGATTCCTTGAAGGGATTGTGGTCATTCCCCAATTCGTTTTAGAGGAGCTTCAGCATATTGCTGATTCATCGGATGTATTAAAACGAAACCGCGGACGAAGAGGTCTTGATATCTTGAATCGGATTCAAAAAGAGCTGCCAGTCGAGGTCCAGATTTACGAAGGAGACTTCGAAGAAATCCAGGAAGTCGATTCAAAGCTTGTAAAACTGGCAAAACTCACAAATGGGATTGTCGTGACGAACGACTTCAACCTGAATAAAGTCTGTGACCTGCAAAGTGTACAAGTTTTAAACATCAATGACCTGGCAAACGCAGTCAAGCCGGTGGTTCTCCCTGGTGAAGAATTAAAGGTGCAAGTGATCAAAGATGGTAAAGAACATAACCAAGGCATTGCGTACTTAGACGATGGAACGATGATCGTAGTCGAAGAAGGCCGGAACTATATCGGCAAATACATCGACGTCCTCGTAACAAGCGTCCTGCAAACATCCGCAGGCCGAATGATCTTCGCCAAACCAAAACAACTGGAAAAAGCACTTTAA
- the ispD gene encoding 2-C-methyl-D-erythritol 4-phosphate cytidylyltransferase: MEYQVVIPAAGQGKRMKAGKNKLLLELNSCPVIIHTLRVFDHDPSCKGIYLAIHPGDREALQELIQRFNIQKVVNLVEGGEERQHSVYNALLEIDHEIVLVHDGARPFIKPATIHHLVEEAEASGAAIAAVPVKDTIKKARDGAVEETIERSSLWMVQTPQAFRVSLLKRAHTDAAESGFLGTDDASLVERLNISVSVVESDYDNIKLTTPEDLYFAEAIVKKQEEMSGGN, encoded by the coding sequence ATGGAGTATCAAGTCGTCATCCCTGCTGCCGGACAAGGAAAAAGAATGAAAGCAGGTAAAAATAAATTGCTGCTTGAGCTGAACAGCTGCCCTGTCATCATCCACACACTGCGTGTGTTCGATCATGACCCTTCTTGCAAAGGCATCTATTTAGCCATCCACCCGGGCGACCGGGAAGCACTCCAAGAATTGATCCAGCGCTTCAACATCCAAAAGGTTGTTAATCTGGTCGAAGGTGGAGAAGAAAGACAGCACTCTGTATATAATGCATTGCTTGAGATAGATCACGAAATCGTTCTTGTGCATGATGGAGCAAGACCATTTATTAAACCGGCAACCATTCACCATCTGGTGGAAGAGGCGGAAGCATCGGGAGCGGCGATTGCGGCAGTCCCCGTGAAAGATACGATCAAGAAGGCAAGGGATGGAGCGGTCGAAGAAACGATTGAACGCTCTAGCTTGTGGATGGTACAGACCCCACAGGCTTTTCGTGTTTCATTATTGAAGCGTGCACATACAGACGCCGCAGAGAGTGGTTTCCTGGGTACAGACGATGCATCCCTGGTAGAAAGGCTGAACATCAGTGTTTCAGTCGTTGAGAGTGACTACGATAATATTAAACTGACGACACCCGAAGATTTATACTTTGCAGAAGCAATCGTAAAGAAGCAAGAGGAAATGAGTGGAGGGAACTAA
- the disA gene encoding DNA integrity scanning diadenylate cyclase DisA: MEEKKTDKSISDILQFVAPGAPIREGIDNVLRAKTGGLIVVGYNDKVRSVVDGGFHINCSFSPSYLYELAKMDGAIILNEAGTKILYANAQLAPDVYVPSTETGMRHRTAERVARQTNALVIAISQRRNVITLYQGNFRYALKDISVILTKANQAIQTLEKYKVVLDQSISNLSVLEFEELVTHSDLLQVLHRFEMVLRIKNELLTYLSELGTEGRLIRLQMNELLADIEEEAMLIIRDYAQDRDIKPFEVLYKFQELVHSEVLDDNVLLKLLGYYGYVHHDDAIFPRGYRVLNKIPRLPVVIIENLITEFESLPKVCSASVAELDEVEGIGEVRARKIKEGLKLIKEQTFADRQL, translated from the coding sequence ATGGAAGAGAAAAAAACGGATAAGTCGATATCGGATATTTTACAATTTGTCGCTCCCGGTGCTCCGATCAGAGAAGGGATAGATAATGTGCTCAGGGCAAAAACGGGAGGGTTGATCGTAGTCGGATACAATGACAAAGTGAGATCCGTCGTAGATGGCGGTTTTCATATCAATTGCTCCTTTTCCCCGAGCTACCTATATGAACTTGCGAAGATGGACGGGGCCATTATCTTAAATGAAGCAGGTACAAAGATTCTTTATGCCAATGCTCAATTGGCTCCGGATGTTTACGTTCCTTCTACTGAAACCGGGATGAGGCACCGGACAGCAGAAAGGGTTGCAAGGCAAACAAATGCCCTCGTCATTGCAATCTCACAAAGGCGAAATGTCATCACCCTTTATCAGGGCAACTTCCGTTATGCGCTCAAGGATATATCGGTTATTTTAACAAAGGCGAATCAAGCCATTCAGACATTGGAGAAGTACAAGGTCGTACTTGATCAGAGTATTTCTAATCTGTCAGTCCTTGAATTTGAGGAGCTTGTGACTCACAGCGACCTTCTTCAGGTTCTTCATCGTTTTGAGATGGTTCTACGGATCAAAAATGAACTTTTGACGTATCTGAGTGAGCTGGGAACTGAAGGAAGATTGATCCGCTTGCAAATGAATGAACTGCTGGCAGACATTGAAGAAGAAGCGATGCTCATCATCCGTGATTATGCACAGGACCGGGACATCAAGCCGTTTGAAGTGCTATACAAGTTCCAGGAGCTTGTCCATTCAGAGGTACTCGATGATAATGTCCTGCTAAAACTTCTGGGCTACTATGGATATGTCCATCATGATGATGCTATTTTCCCTCGTGGATACCGGGTGTTGAATAAGATACCGCGTCTGCCGGTGGTCATCATTGAAAACCTGATCACTGAATTTGAATCATTGCCGAAGGTGTGCAGCGCTTCCGTTGCTGAATTGGATGAAGTCGAAGGAATCGGTGAAGTGAGGGCAAGAAAAATCAAAGAGGGCCTGAAGCTCATCAAAGAACAGACGTTTGCAGACCGTCAGTTATAA
- the secE gene encoding preprotein translocase subunit SecE produces the protein MVNFFRNVASEMRKVSWPKRKELTRYTITVITTVVFVAVFFAVIDLGISELMRLIIGSK, from the coding sequence ATGGTTAATTTCTTTCGCAATGTTGCATCAGAGATGAGAAAGGTCAGCTGGCCAAAACGTAAAGAATTAACACGCTACACAATCACTGTTATCACAACAGTTGTATTCGTCGCTGTTTTCTTTGCTGTTATCGATTTAGGGATTTCCGAATTGATGCGTTTGATCATCGGTTCTAAATAG
- the rpmG gene encoding 50S ribosomal protein L33 encodes MAAKIVLACSVCGSRNYSVPSNRNQSVRLEIKKFCNTCNAHTLHKETK; translated from the coding sequence ATGGCTGCTAAAATAGTACTGGCCTGTTCGGTGTGCGGTTCAAGAAATTATAGTGTTCCAAGTAATCGCAATCAATCGGTGAGGCTGGAGATAAAGAAGTTTTGTAATACATGCAATGCTCACACCCTACACAAAGAAACAAAATAG
- a CDS encoding NYN domain-containing protein codes for MDILLVDGYNIIGAWPELNELKLKDLAAARDRLVEQMAEYQGYTGYRVIVVFDAYYVQGIARKYNNYKVEVLFTRENETADERIEKLAIELSNIKTQIHVATSDFTEQWAIFGQGALRKSARELLTEIKVIEKKIERKVRSSTDNKPSSKIQLSDEVAEIFEKWRRGE; via the coding sequence ATGGATATTCTCCTCGTGGATGGATATAACATCATAGGTGCCTGGCCGGAGCTGAATGAGTTAAAGTTAAAGGATTTAGCAGCGGCTCGGGACCGGCTTGTCGAGCAGATGGCCGAATATCAGGGATATACCGGTTACCGGGTCATCGTGGTCTTCGATGCGTACTATGTGCAGGGGATCGCGCGCAAATACAATAATTATAAGGTGGAAGTATTATTTACAAGAGAAAATGAAACAGCGGATGAACGGATCGAGAAGCTCGCCATCGAGCTCAGTAACATTAAGACCCAAATCCATGTTGCGACATCTGATTTCACTGAACAGTGGGCGATTTTCGGGCAGGGGGCTCTACGAAAATCCGCCAGGGAACTTTTAACAGAAATAAAAGTGATTGAAAAAAAGATTGAGAGAAAAGTCCGCTCATCTACTGATAACAAGCCATCTTCGAAGATTCAGTTATCGGATGAAGTTGCTGAAATTTTCGAAAAATGGCGACGTGGTGAATGA
- the gltX gene encoding glutamate--tRNA ligase — translation MTNEVRVRYAPSPTGHLHIGNARTALFNYLFARSVNGKFIIRIEDTDKKRNIEGGEESQLKYLQWLGVDWDESVDKPGEYGPYRQSERNHIYEQYLNELLESGQAYKCYCTEEELEAEREAQTAAGQMPRYSGKCRNLTKEDQERLAAEGRQPSIRFRVPAGKVYSFNDIVKEDVSFESDGIGDFVIAKKDGTPTYNFAVAVDDYLMKISHVLRGEDHISNTPKQLMIFEALGWEAPVYGHMTLIVNESRKKLSKRDESIIQFIEQYEALGYLPEALFNFIALLGWSPKGEEELFSREEFIEIFDPERLSTSSALFDNQKLTWMNNQYMKNLELDQVVDLSLPHLVKAGKLEEPMTDEKREWAKDVISLYQEQMSFGAEIVELSEMFFKTDLDYDADAKAVLDEEQVPEVLQAFLEEIDALENYEAAEIKKSIKAVQKSTGHKGKKLFMPIRAAVTGQTHGPELPNAIELLGKDKVKHRLQSLLG, via the coding sequence ATGACAAACGAAGTTCGTGTACGTTATGCCCCAAGTCCAACGGGACATTTACATATCGGTAACGCAAGAACAGCCCTATTCAACTATCTATTTGCAAGAAGCGTAAACGGTAAATTCATCATCCGTATTGAAGATACAGATAAAAAGAGAAACATTGAAGGCGGCGAAGAAAGCCAGCTGAAATACCTTCAATGGCTTGGCGTCGATTGGGACGAGAGTGTGGATAAGCCGGGAGAATACGGACCTTATCGCCAATCTGAACGTAACCATATCTATGAGCAGTATTTGAACGAGCTGTTAGAAAGCGGACAGGCCTATAAGTGCTATTGCACCGAAGAAGAGCTTGAAGCGGAGCGTGAGGCTCAGACGGCTGCCGGTCAGATGCCGCGCTATTCAGGCAAATGCCGCAATTTGACGAAGGAAGACCAAGAGCGCCTGGCTGCAGAAGGCCGCCAGCCAAGCATCCGTTTCAGAGTGCCTGCAGGCAAAGTGTATTCTTTCAATGACATCGTGAAAGAAGATGTTTCTTTCGAATCCGATGGAATCGGCGATTTCGTTATTGCGAAGAAGGACGGAACACCTACGTATAACTTTGCGGTAGCGGTCGATGATTACTTGATGAAGATCTCCCACGTCCTGCGCGGGGAAGATCATATCTCGAATACGCCGAAGCAGTTGATGATCTTTGAAGCACTTGGATGGGAAGCACCTGTATACGGTCATATGACACTGATCGTCAATGAAAGCCGTAAGAAGCTGAGCAAGCGTGATGAAAGCATCATTCAATTCATCGAGCAATACGAAGCCCTTGGTTATCTGCCTGAAGCATTATTCAACTTCATTGCGTTATTAGGCTGGTCTCCTAAAGGAGAAGAAGAGCTGTTCTCAAGAGAAGAATTCATCGAAATCTTTGATCCTGAACGATTATCCACTTCTTCTGCTCTTTTCGATAACCAGAAGCTGACGTGGATGAACAATCAATACATGAAGAATCTTGAGCTCGACCAAGTAGTGGACCTTTCGCTTCCTCATCTGGTCAAGGCCGGCAAACTGGAAGAACCGATGACAGATGAAAAGCGTGAATGGGCAAAAGACGTCATTTCCCTTTATCAGGAACAAATGAGCTTTGGAGCAGAAATCGTAGAACTCTCTGAAATGTTCTTCAAGACGGACCTTGACTATGATGCTGATGCAAAAGCGGTATTGGATGAAGAGCAGGTGCCGGAAGTACTTCAGGCGTTCCTGGAAGAGATCGATGCGCTTGAAAACTACGAAGCGGCTGAAATCAAAAAATCAATCAAAGCTGTTCAAAAGTCGACTGGCCATAAAGGGAAGAAGCTGTTCATGCCGATCCGTGCAGCGGTTACCGGACAGACACATGGACCTGAATTGCCGAATGCGATCGAGCTTTTAGGGAAAGATAAAGTAAAGCACCGTCTTCAGAGTCTTTTAGGTTAA
- the nusG gene encoding transcription termination/antitermination protein NusG produces the protein MEKNWYVVHTYSGYENKVKANLEKRVESMGMQDKIFRVLVPEEEETDIKNGKKKVVKKKVFPGYVIVEIVMTDDSWYVVRNTPGVTGFVGSTGSGSKPTPLLPEEVTYLLKQMGMSDKKIEIDFELGETVKVNEGPFANFTGTIEEIDSAKSKVKVHVNMFGRDTPVELDFSQIDKL, from the coding sequence ATGGAGAAGAATTGGTATGTAGTTCATACTTATTCAGGATATGAGAACAAGGTCAAAGCGAACCTTGAAAAGCGTGTTGAATCAATGGGGATGCAAGACAAGATTTTCCGTGTGCTCGTACCTGAAGAAGAAGAGACAGATATTAAGAACGGTAAGAAAAAAGTAGTGAAGAAGAAAGTATTCCCAGGCTATGTCATCGTTGAAATCGTCATGACAGATGACTCCTGGTATGTTGTCCGTAACACCCCGGGAGTGACAGGTTTCGTCGGTTCAACCGGATCGGGATCAAAACCTACACCGCTGCTGCCTGAAGAAGTGACGTATCTTCTGAAACAAATGGGCATGTCCGATAAGAAGATAGAAATAGATTTCGAATTGGGCGAGACGGTAAAGGTGAACGAAGGGCCGTTTGCTAACTTCACAGGCACAATCGAAGAAATCGATTCTGCCAAATCGAAAGTCAAAGTGCATGTGAATATGTTCGGCAGGGATACCCCGGTAGAACTTGATTTCTCTCAAATTGATAAATTATAA
- the sigH gene encoding RNA polymerase sporulation sigma factor SigH translates to MDDEEIIEAVHLGNSEALDFLIKKYRNFVRAKARSYFLIGADKEDIVQEGMIGLYKAIRDYKEDKLTSFKAFAELCITRQIITAIKTATRQKHIPLNSYVSLDKPIYDDESDRTLLDVISGAKVMDPEELIINREEFDNMEDKMAQLLSDLERKVLALYLDGQSYQEISEELNRHVKSIDNALQRVKRKLERYLEVREITM, encoded by the coding sequence ATGGATGATGAAGAAATAATAGAAGCCGTCCATCTGGGAAATAGTGAAGCGCTGGATTTTCTGATCAAAAAGTATCGGAATTTTGTGAGGGCGAAAGCCCGCTCGTATTTTCTGATCGGAGCAGATAAAGAGGATATCGTGCAGGAAGGTATGATTGGCCTTTATAAAGCCATCCGTGATTATAAAGAGGACAAGCTTACCTCTTTCAAGGCATTTGCCGAACTCTGCATCACGAGGCAGATCATCACGGCGATCAAGACTGCGACCAGACAGAAGCATATACCGCTTAATTCATATGTCTCATTGGATAAACCTATCTATGATGACGAATCGGACAGGACGCTGCTCGATGTCATTTCAGGTGCGAAGGTTATGGATCCGGAAGAACTGATTATCAATCGTGAAGAATTCGATAACATGGAAGATAAGATGGCCCAGCTGCTTAGCGATCTTGAAAGGAAAGTCCTGGCGCTTTATCTGGATGGACAATCCTATCAGGAAATCTCGGAAGAATTGAACCGTCATGTAAAATCCATTGATAACGCTTTACAGCGTGTGAAGCGTAAGCTCGAGAGATATCTTGAGGTGCGTGAAATAACGATGTAA